A single window of Halobacterium jilantaiense DNA harbors:
- a CDS encoding NusA-like transcription termination signal-binding factor, which yields MTVRLSDEARRLIAAFEDETDATAVDCVVDDDHDRVVYVVAAGEMGSAIGEGGSRVEELQDKLGRTVVLVEDAPTPEGFVANALSPAAVYNVTISENDTTVAYAEVAHDDKGVAIGSNGRNIQTAKELAERHYGIDDIQLT from the coding sequence ATGACAGTCCGGCTCTCCGACGAAGCCCGCCGCCTCATCGCCGCCTTCGAGGACGAGACCGACGCGACCGCCGTCGACTGCGTCGTCGACGACGACCACGACCGCGTCGTCTACGTCGTCGCCGCGGGCGAGATGGGGTCGGCTATCGGCGAGGGCGGCAGCCGCGTCGAAGAGCTCCAGGACAAACTCGGCCGTACCGTCGTCCTCGTCGAGGACGCACCGACCCCGGAGGGGTTCGTCGCGAACGCGCTCTCCCCCGCGGCGGTCTACAACGTCACTATCAGCGAGAACGACACCACGGTCGCCTACGCCGAGGTCGCCCACGACGACAAGGGCGTCGCCATCGGCTCGAACGGCAGGAACATCCAGACCGCCAAGGAGCTGGCCGAACGCCACTACGGCATCGACGACATCCAGCTCACGTAG
- the rpoA2 gene encoding DNA-directed RNA polymerase subunit A'' has protein sequence MTEFDVTDGVHEVIEDTELPRRLKDRVLATAEERDVTKGQAREIATAVEAQYIDTRVDPLDPVGTVSAQSIGEPGTQMTMNTFHYAGVAEMDVTQGLPRLIELVDARKTPDTPVMEVYLEDEYAEKRERAHEVVWEIEATRILALGDISTNVADMVVRIDLNEDTLQERWPRVDSTTEIAGEVAETIEGSLGVTVTQDGTVLEFGPSEPSYRELLQLVEQLREIVFKGIEDVSRVVIRREEIGDSEEFVLYTEGSAFKKALKIEGVDATRTSCNNIHEVHKTLGIEAAREAIINETMNTLEEQGLGDVNIRHLMLVADIMTNDGTIQSIGRHGISGNKDSVLARAAFEVTVNHLLDAAIYGESDDLDGVIENVIVGKPVRLGTGDVDLRMGITESD, from the coding sequence ATGACTGAATTCGACGTCACCGACGGCGTCCACGAGGTCATCGAGGACACCGAACTCCCGCGACGCCTGAAAGACCGCGTGCTCGCCACCGCCGAGGAGCGAGACGTCACGAAAGGGCAAGCCCGAGAGATTGCGACCGCCGTCGAGGCGCAGTACATCGACACGCGCGTCGACCCCCTCGACCCGGTCGGCACCGTCAGCGCCCAGTCCATCGGGGAGCCGGGGACGCAGATGACGATGAACACGTTCCACTACGCGGGCGTCGCGGAGATGGACGTCACGCAGGGGCTGCCGCGACTCATCGAGCTCGTGGACGCCCGGAAGACCCCGGACACGCCTGTCATGGAGGTGTACCTCGAGGACGAGTACGCCGAGAAACGCGAGCGCGCCCACGAGGTCGTCTGGGAGATCGAGGCGACGCGCATCCTCGCGCTCGGTGACATCTCCACGAACGTCGCGGACATGGTCGTCCGCATCGACCTCAACGAGGACACGCTCCAGGAACGCTGGCCGCGCGTCGACTCCACCACCGAAATCGCGGGCGAGGTCGCCGAGACCATCGAGGGCAGCCTCGGCGTGACGGTCACGCAGGACGGCACCGTCCTCGAGTTCGGCCCGAGCGAGCCGTCCTACCGCGAGCTCCTGCAGCTCGTCGAGCAGCTCCGCGAAATCGTCTTCAAGGGCATCGAGGACGTGAGCCGCGTCGTCATTCGTCGCGAAGAGATCGGCGACAGCGAGGAGTTCGTCCTCTACACCGAGGGCTCCGCGTTCAAGAAAGCCCTCAAGATCGAGGGCGTCGACGCCACCCGGACGTCGTGCAACAACATCCACGAGGTCCACAAGACCCTCGGCATCGAGGCCGCGCGGGAAGCCATCATCAACGAGACGATGAACACCCTCGAAGAACAGGGGCTCGGCGACGTGAACATCCGCCACCTGATGCTGGTCGCGGACATCATGACCAACGACGGCACCATCCAGTCCATCGGCCGGCACGGCATCTCCGGCAACAAGGACTCCGTGCTCGCGCGCGCCGCCTTCGAGGTCACCGTCAACCACCTGCTCGACGCTGCGATCTACGGCGAGAGCGACGACCTCGACGGCGTCATCGAGAACGTCATCGTCGGGAAGCCCGTGCGGCTCGGCACCGGCGACGTCGACCTCCGAATGGGCATCACCGAATCCGACTGA
- a CDS encoding 30S ribosomal protein S12, whose product MTNGKYAARKLKKDRQKRRWSDSEYARRERGLGKKSDPLEGAPQGRGIVLEKVGIEAKQPNSAIRKCVRVQLIKNGKQVTAFCPGDGAISFIDEHDEVTIAGIGGAKGRAMGDLSGVNYKVEKVNGVSLIELVRGNAEKPVR is encoded by the coding sequence ATGACGAACGGCAAGTACGCCGCTCGCAAACTCAAGAAGGACCGCCAGAAGCGCCGGTGGTCCGATTCGGAGTACGCGCGGCGAGAGCGGGGGCTCGGTAAGAAGTCCGACCCCCTCGAGGGAGCCCCGCAGGGGCGTGGCATCGTACTAGAGAAGGTCGGCATCGAAGCCAAGCAGCCGAACTCCGCGATTCGGAAGTGCGTTCGGGTGCAGCTCATCAAGAACGGGAAGCAGGTCACTGCGTTCTGTCCCGGTGACGGCGCAATCTCGTTCATCGACGAGCACGACGAAGTCACCATCGCCGGTATCGGTGGGGCGAAGGGTCGTGCGATGGGCGACCTCTCCGGTGTGAACTACAAGGTCGAGAAGGTCAACGGCGTGAGCCTCATCGAACTGGTTCGCGGGAACGCGGAGAAGCCGGTGCGATAA
- a CDS encoding 30S ribosomal protein S7 yields the protein MSEDEAPEPDAPAGTDDEEVNALLFGKWETTGIQYEDPSTRRYLAVTPVAHTMGRHAQKQFKKSELSIVERLANRLMKTGANAGKKQQALQIVRDAFDIVHERTDENPIQVLVSAVENAAPREETVRLKYGGISVPQAVDTAPQRRVDQALKFLADGAHSSSFKTPTDAAEALANQLVGAADYNVQTYAIGQKEEKERVAAAAR from the coding sequence ATGAGTGAGGACGAAGCCCCCGAGCCGGACGCCCCGGCCGGGACCGACGACGAGGAAGTGAACGCGCTGCTGTTCGGCAAGTGGGAGACCACCGGCATTCAGTACGAGGACCCGAGCACGCGACGCTACCTCGCTGTAACGCCTGTCGCGCACACGATGGGCCGCCACGCGCAGAAGCAGTTCAAGAAGAGCGAGCTCTCCATCGTCGAGCGGCTCGCGAACCGTCTGATGAAGACGGGCGCGAACGCGGGGAAGAAGCAGCAGGCCCTGCAGATTGTTCGCGACGCCTTCGACATCGTCCACGAGCGCACCGACGAGAACCCGATTCAGGTGCTCGTGAGCGCGGTGGAGAACGCGGCCCCCCGAGAGGAGACCGTGCGCCTGAAGTACGGTGGCATCTCGGTCCCGCAGGCCGTCGACACGGCTCCGCAGCGCCGCGTCGACCAGGCCCTGAAGTTCCTCGCCGACGGCGCGCACTCGTCGTCGTTCAAGACGCCGACGGACGCCGCCGAGGCGCTGGCGAACCAGCTCGTCGGCGCGGCCGACTACAACGTCCAGACGTACGCCATCGGTCAGAAAGAAGAGAAGGAACGCGTCGCCGCCGCGGCACGCTAA